In Cervus canadensis isolate Bull #8, Minnesota chromosome 7, ASM1932006v1, whole genome shotgun sequence, the DNA window CACATTTCTTTACCTTCATCTGCCCACGGACATTTAGGCTGCTCCACGTCCTGGCTACCGTAAACAATGCTGCCGTGAACAGTGgcgtgcatgtgtctttttgaatcatGGTTTTCTCGGAGAATACACCCAACAGTGGGCTCGCTGGATCATAcactagttctatttttagttttataaggtaCCTCCATACCCCAGTTTTAAAAGGGTAAGGGAGACAACATCTACatgatagaaataataaaaggttAAATAAGTACATGTGAAGTATTTGGCCTGGTACCAGACACAAAGAATGTGTCTGATGACTTTCACTGGGTTTAGTACAGAATGATGTTATTGCTGGACTCTCAAGCCCTATCTCAAGTAGGGAAATGGGAAAAACATGTATTCTTTAAATGTCCCTTTAGTTTAGAAAGCTTTATATACATCTGCCTTATTCATCCACTTACATATTATTTCACCCCAAGATGTAACCAATGCATCATTAAATAATTAGGAGAATTAAGATTCAAAAAAGCttctaaagtttttgtttttttaaaaggatgtttCAGAGAAGTGCCCTTCTTAACCCCTAAAGTTACtggttgctatttttaaaagctgcacATGAGTTTTTTTCTTGCTAAAACACAAAACCAATCTTCTGATCGATAAATCAAAGGAAGGAAGTTGTTTGATATTCATGAGAAGGGTGCCACAGCCCTAAGAGCATGAGTTTATGAAGCctagtttatttaacttacactaTAAATCATCCAATATTCCAGATTTGGAGGGAACATGACAACACTCCATCACTATCAGTGATAATCACAATGGTTCCAAGGGCAGGACTTACACATCTGGCCTTGACTGCCTTGAAACCcacaatgaaagaagaaagaaaaaaccctcAAGTGCTAAAGTTAGATGTTTTGATACATCTATACATATAACTGAGCTTCTTTCCTGAGAGCTTTGTAACCAACAATCATATACCCTTGCCCTAGaagcctttaaaataaaatcttggtCAAACTTCTTGCCAACACTGACCAGGAAACATCTACGCAAGCACATATAAGAGACATATAAAGCAAACCACAAAGCTACTTTAAAACTATCTTGCAGCTAGCTAcacttaaaaaagcaaaagcaggagaaattaattttaataatatatttaacctAATGTATCAAAAATATCGTTTCAATATATGTTCAATATAAAAATTACGACACATTTTACTAACTCTTGCACTACGTGCATAAAATAGCACAATTTTACTCCTTAAGCCTTTGAAATGTGACCCGTCCAAACTGACTTGTGCTGTTAAGTGCAAAGCACACCCtgggttttaaaaatttaatgtaaaatattttaagaatactGCAAGGAGTAACTACTCTTTATAATATTTCATACTAAATCTTTTTTAAGACCCAGCGTGTACTTTGCACTTACAACACAGGTCAGTTTGGACAGGTCACTTTTCAAGGGCTTAATGGTCATCTGTGGTTGTAGGTTACCAAACCAGGTCTACACCATCATAATCCAGAACATCAGGCAAAGACCAGATGCTGATCCTACAACTTCTTctgctaaaagaaaaatgaaattctgattgTAAAAATGTTCTGGTACACAACAAAAGgcctattatttaaataaaaatctagatTTTAGTACAATTTTCTGCCCACTCTCACCTCCCCTCTCCACCTAGGTTTCTCCAGCATGAAGAGTTCTATCAACCTATGAAAACAAAAGCCAGGAAGCCTCATTGAGAGCAAGATTCAGGCTCAGCCGCAACCAAacttttttgtttcctctctctAATTCTCAGAAATGCAGTTCACTTATCTCCTCTACAAACTAACTTCCAACCCAACTGGTTACAAACAAGCTATCAGGATGCACAAGTGTGAAGTCAAAAATATCCCTTCTAGCAGCAACCTACACGGGATTTCCCAAAATCACAAAATCAGACCATGGAAACCCCAGGCTTCCTTCCTCATAATCGAAGGTGTTCCCACCAATCCACACATCAAGTAACTTCACCAATAAAATTCTAAGAAGCAGAGTGACTGCAACCATGGTTTCGGGAATGCAACTGTGTTTGAAGAAAACAATTTCTAATTTGAATTACTAACCTCGCTttcctctcattctttttttttttttttaacagattcttTGGagctttttgtctttgttttgttctttctggaCGGTCATCCCTACTGTCCTTGAAGATGACCAACAGTTCTACCCTCTGTCCAGTTTACAGAGACCTGGAGCCattcacatatttcttttatttagttttcctCGTTGGAATTATTGGAAGTTGTTTTGCAACCTGGGCTTTCATACAGAAAAACACTAATCACAGGTGTGTGAGCATATACTTAATTAATTTGCTTACAGCTGATTTCCTGCTCACTCTGGCATTACCGGTGAAAATCACTGTTGACTTGGGCGTCGCACCCTGGAAGCTGAGAATATTCCACTGCCAAGTGACAGCCTGCCTCATCTACATTAATATGTACTTATCAATAATCTTCTTAGCATTCGTTAGCATTGATCGCTGTCTTCAGTTGACATACAGCTGCAAGATTTATCGAATACAAGAACCTGGGTTTGCTAAAATGATATCAGCTGTTGTGTGGCTAATGGTCCTTCTTATAATGGTGCCAAACATGATCATTCCCATCAAAGACATCAAGGAAAAGCCCAACGTGGGCTGTATGGAATTCAAAAAGGAGTTTGGAAGAAACTGGCATTTGCTGACAAATTTCATAAGTGTAGCAATATTCCTCAATTTCTCAGCCATCATCTTAATATCTAACTGCCTTGTAATTCGACAACTCTACAGAAACAAAGATAATGAGAACTATCCAAACGTGAAGAGAGCTCTCGTCAGTATACTTCTGGTGACTACAGGCTACATCATCTGCTTTGTTCCTTATCACGCTGTCCGAATCCCATACACCCTCAGCCAGACAGAGGTCATATCTGACTGTTCCACCAGGATTTCACTTTTCAAAGCAAAAGAGGCCACACTGCTCCTGGCTGTGTCCAACCTGTGTTTCGATCCAATCCTGTACTATCATCTCTCAAAGGCTTTCCGATTAAAGATCACTGAGACGTTTGCTTCCCATAAGGAGTCCAAggctcaaaaagaaaaatcaaggccTGAAAACAATGCATAAAATACGGGATTTTTTTCATGCTATAATTTCTTGCCTCACTAGACAATTAAGTGTACAAACTCCtgggaaggaggggaaaaagaGCCTCCGTAAGTAAAAATACAGGCAGAGGGCAAATGCGGCTTGGTTTACTGACAAACTGTTTCTGAACACAAGTCCAACTGTACTCTTGCGGTTGTTGATGCTCCTTAACACAAATGTTACAAAATGTACATTTTGTACAAAtgtacaaaaaaacaaaaagctaaaaaGTCTTCTTGAACCAATATAAACCCTGCAATATCCTTAAAACCTAAATGAGTTCTATGACACAGAGTCTGAAATATTCATTAGGTATTCACTTAAAGGCCTGGAGCTGACTTCTGATAGAAATATGCAAAATACTTTCTATGTGAGTTGCCAGAAAGCCCTTTAGCAACACAGTTTAAAGCCCTTtagatcactttaaaaaaaaaaaaaaaagggcaggtGATTTCTTACCTGAAACCACATGAGCCTGATTGATTTTTAATCCATCCCTTCAAAAACAGTAACTTTTTGACTCAATGCTCCAATTTTTAACATCTAAGTGTGTCCTGCCACAATAGCCTACAATTTTTTACTTATAAAAAGGTTTGGAAAAACATGGTTTTTGAATGTACTATATATCCTTATTTCTACCTATAGGttataaataaagatatttctaCTGTTAGTAATGACAAATCTAgtgatttcttatttttagtttgcAGCAGTAAATATCATACCCCATAATATCTTCAAGTGGGGGGGTCCTTAAATTATACTAACTGCTAAAACTACTGTTTTGGGACTCACATCCAAAGTATGGAAAACTAGCACCAAATAGTGTTAAAATAGACACGTCGGCTCCGCATCGCAAGGACTTGTTAGAAAGAGATGCGGCATGAGCTTAGCTGAAGTGTGCCTCCCAGGTCCTGAAGGGGAGTCTGACCCCAGGGGCAGCCAGCCACGCAATGTACGCGTGACCTCACTCTCAGGGTCACAGCCCACTGGTCAAATTCTCTCAGATGTGAGTAAAGCATAAAGGACTCAGTAGATGGTGTTAAATGAAGACTTATTTAGGGAAGGAAGACTAAAACATTTAGATAAGCACATACAagactttgtattttttgtttgtttcatttataaaagCCCACATCAAAACCAGTAATGCAATTGCATTAGCTGCAATGATTAAGAAACGGTGTTGTTTGAGCAAAAGCACGCAGACACAAGAGAACAGAGTATGGTCAGCAGAGGAGAAGGATGACATGGGTAATGGGGATCAGCTGCTTGGTGACAAAGGGAAGCTAAGTTTCGGGTGGTGAGCATGCTGCAGGGGATACCGCAGTAGAAATAAGGTGTTTACACATGAAACACCTCTAATGTTATCAATCAACATTACCTCAATAACAATACATGATCTCAAAGGACAGGAGGGAGGGTAGGAGGGAATAAAGAAGGGAgcgagaaagacagaaagaaaaataaggaaagagggaagaaaagaaacgaaggaaggaaaaagaaatggtgtTCCTGCAAAGTGACAAGTTTGAATTCCAGGCTCATTTTTTAGCTCTGCGCTGAGAACTATTTTCTGACAGCTGAACCTTGGACAACTCCTGCCCACAGCGTTACTACACATTCTCTGAGGATGTATAGTCTGAGGAGAacagtaaatgagaaaatgcacCCAAAAAAGTGCCCATTACACCTCTAACGTGGTAGGCACTGCACCAACCCCAGCTGGCCAGTGCTAACAACAGGAGCCCTGTCGGTATCACACGTCTGACACAGGGAGGGTCTAGATGACCCCGGGTGACCTGTGGCAGAGGCTGCTGAATGCCCAGACACGAGAGCCTGGGTACGTCTGACACAGGGAGGGTCTAGATGACCCCGGGTGACCTGTGGCAGAGGCTGGCTGAATGCCCAGACACGAGAGCCTGGGCTTGGTGGCCCACTGAGAGCAGAGTCTTACCGATGAGCAGATTAGGACGTCATTCACACAGAAGCATATATGCAACTAGCTTACTTTTCTGAATCTTTTAGTCAAGCTGCCTTTAGTCTTCTCTCCTTGGCCTTCACTCACTAGAGCCACACTTTAGAGAcacagtgggggcgggggtggtaaAAAacgaactttttatttttaaatcatattcttGTATTCTCCTCATGTGCATAATAGGCTAGTCAGACTCACTACAGCATCCACAATGGCATAGTTTTACTAGTATACgcttttatttccccttttctgATGGTTCAGTCTAAATCACACTCACAGTAAAGGTGCTTCTAGACAACTGGTAATAGAAGGCCATTAAAAAACTCTATCCTATAATGTCAAATTTCTAGCAGTTCTTTTATGATTTCGCATCGCAGCTGAATTATGTCATAACCCATCAGGAGACTTACTCACTGGGAATCATTCATGCTCTTTCCTCTAAGGAAGAGGACAGCCTTGAGAACGTTAACTGCTGGGAACAGCTGTGTCACCATGGGTCACATGAATTCACACACGTGACAGAAGGAAGAAGCGCATGCTCACGCAGCCCCCTGctctcacacacccacacacacacacagggaggccTGCAAAGCGCGGCTCGCCCAAGAGAAGCGAGCAGAACCCTCAACCAGCCTGAACCCTTTCCACGTTTCTGCCATATCtccttcctttccctattttttccaaatacatatttggggataatttaaaatttacagatAAAGTAAAAAGATAGTACAGACAGTTCCCATATATTCTTCATCTAGTTTACCCTAGAACTAAAGCCTTATGTACCATGGTATATTTGTCAAAACCAGGACATTAACACCAGCACATTAATATTAACTCAACTCTAGACTTCAATATGGAATCTTTTTGGCTAGTTTAAAACAAATCAGACATCATGATCGTTCACCCATGAATTCTTCAAGATATATCTCTAAAATATCAAACTACTCTTCCTGCTGCCCTAAATACACTGTGAAGTTGTTCCAATATGTGGAAAATGAGTGATGCTCACAGGTAGCAGATGAAAAATATTGGTATATTCAACCAGTGATGAAAAAGACACAATTTTAGCTACTTTCAATATA includes these proteins:
- the GPR171 gene encoding probable G-protein coupled receptor 171 — its product is MTNSSTLCPVYRDLEPFTYFFYLVFLVGIIGSCFATWAFIQKNTNHRCVSIYLINLLTADFLLTLALPVKITVDLGVAPWKLRIFHCQVTACLIYINMYLSIIFLAFVSIDRCLQLTYSCKIYRIQEPGFAKMISAVVWLMVLLIMVPNMIIPIKDIKEKPNVGCMEFKKEFGRNWHLLTNFISVAIFLNFSAIILISNCLVIRQLYRNKDNENYPNVKRALVSILLVTTGYIICFVPYHAVRIPYTLSQTEVISDCSTRISLFKAKEATLLLAVSNLCFDPILYYHLSKAFRLKITETFASHKESKAQKEKSRPENNA